Part of the Oerskovia paurometabola genome is shown below.
CCCCGCGTCGAGCACGACGATGCCGCGCCGCATGCGTTCGAGGCGCGGGTGGAAGAAGTAGATGACCACGCCCGCGGCCAGTGCCGCCACCACCAGACGCCAGCTCGAGATCCCCACGGGGGGCGTCGCGCCGATCAGCACGTCGCGCAGGATCCCGCCGCCCAGGCCTGTCGCCCAGGCCAGCACGAGCACCCCGAAGATGTCGAAGGACTTGCGGATCGCGGACAGACCGCCGGACAGTGCGGCGCAGAACACAGCGCCCAGCTCGAGGACGTCGTCCATCGGGAACTCGATCACGGGGAGAATCATCCCAGCAGACCCCGGAACGCGGCACACCGAGCCGCCTGCGCCGCGACGGCGATCCGGGATGGCACTCTCGGGAGTGCAGGCCCACCGGCGACGAGCCGGTCTGCACGGCGTTGGAGGATTCATGAACGAGCTCGAGCTGGTGAGGTTGCACGAGGACGGGGAGACCCTCGTCCTCACCGGGGCCGACGGTGCGCGGTTCACGCTGCCCATCGACGACGCGCTGCGCGCCGCGGTGCGCCGCGACCGCACCCAGCTCGAACAGCTGCGCGCCCAGGCCCCCGGCGTCCTTCCCGTGCGCGAGATCCAGTCCCAGCTGCGCGCCGGGCACAGCGCCCGGGAGGTCGCCGAGAAGGCGGGCATCCCGATCGAGCAGGTGCGCCGCTTCGAGGGGCCCGTGCTCGCCGAGCAGGAGTTCGTCGTCGAGCAGGTGCGCAAGAACCGCCTGGGGCACGACGAGTCCTCCCCCACCCTGGGCGAGCTCGTCTCGGAGCGGTTGACGGCCCGCGGCGTCGAGCCCGAGGACGTCGAGTGGTCCGCGGCCCGCCCCCACGGCGCGGCGTGGACCGTCACGGCCCTGTTCCTCATCGGGGACCGCGCCCGCAGCGCCCGCTGGTCCTACGACCCCTCGTCCCGGTCTCTGCACGCGCTCGAGGACGAGGCCCGCTGGCTCTCCGGGGCCATGCCCGAGGAGGAACCCGTGCGGGGCGTGCGGGGCGCGATCTTCGATCACGCGGCGCGCGGCGGCGGGCAGGCCCCGTCGGCGGCGTCGCCCGAGCGAGGTCCGGACACCGACCGGTCCGAGGGCCTTGCGGACGTCCCCGTCGTCGAACCCCTGCCGCTGCACGAGGACACGACCTCGATCCTCGACGACCTGAGCCAACGACGCGGGGTGCGTCAGCACCGCGACGACGACCCGGCGCTCTTCGAGGGCTTCGGCCCGCCGCAGACGTTCGACCTGGGCGACCGGTCCTCGCGCCGCGACGACGCGCGCGGCGACGAGGAGTCCGCGGGAGCCAAGGTCATCACCCTGGGTCAGGTCGGGCGCCAGGGAGCGCACCACCGGCCCGACGACGGCGCTCACCCGTCCCGGTCGGCCCGCCGTGACGCGGGCCAGGACGAGAGCCAGGACCCGGCCGAGGAGCCTCCCGACCAGGCCGCGCGCGACGCCCACCCCGCGGGGTCGGGCCGCCACGAGCACCTCTCCGGGGACGACCGGTCGACCGACGTCGGGTCAGACGAGCACGCACCGGTCGGCACCGCGCGCGCCCACCGCGACGACGCCGAAGAACGCAGCCGGCCCGCGACTCCCCCGGCCGAGCCGCGGCGCAGCGGGCGCAAGCCCCGCGCGAGCGTGCCCAGCTGGGACGAGATCGTCTTCGGGGCCAAGCCCGAGCACTGACGAGCGACCGCGGGCGGGCCACCGCCCGCCCGCGTCGCCGCGGTCGCCCTCAGCCCGCCGCCGGGTCGTCCGACAGGTCGAGCGCCAGACCGTCCCCGCTCGTCGAGCGCAGCCGCGCCGACGCGGAGGTCATGCGTCGCATGTGGTGCCGTCGGCACAGGACCTCGTACGCGACCTCGCTCGCGCTGTCGGTGTCCCCCACCACGACCTGCGCACCCTCGACGACCATCCAGCCGTCGACCGTGCGCGCGTTGTGCGTCGCACGGGCGCCGCACCAGCACAGCGCCTGGACCTGGAGCACCTCGACACGGTCCGCCAGCTCGATGAGCCGCGCCGAGCCCGGGAACAGGTGCGAGCGGAAGTCCGCCGTGATGCCGAACGCGAAGACGTCGATCTCGACCTCGTCGACCAGGCGAGCGAGCTGCTCGACCTGGGTCGTCGAGTAGAACTGCGCCTCGTCGCAGATCAGGTAGTCCACGGTCTCGCCGTGCCGACGCGCGTCGACCACGAACGACCAGAAGTCGGTGTCGTCACGGACCTCGTGCGCGGCGACCTCGAGGCCGAGGCGCGAGGAGAGCCGGTCCGTCCCCGCACGGTCGTTGCGGGAGAACTTGAGCCCCGTGCGGCCCCGCGCCGAGTGGTTGTGGTCGAGCTGCAGGGCGAGGGTGGACTTTCCGCAGTCCATCGTGCCGGAGAAGAAGACCAGCTCTGCCACGGTCGTGGGCCTTTCGTGTGCGGGGAAGGTCCCCTGAGGGCGCCCGGGCGCGGGGCGCGGGCCGGGCGGGACGGGAGTCCCGGTCAGGTGGTCGTGGCGAGCAGGGGGACCTGCATCTCGGTGCGGGTCAGCGACCCGTGGACGCCGACGAGCTGGAGGGACGCCGCCGTCTGGGTGCGCGAGTCGACGACCGTGGCACGGCCACGCATCGCGACGACCACGTCCCCGATCGCGGGGAGCACGTGGTCCGCGACGGGCCCGAACCAGCCCGCGGCGACCGCGTCCTCGCGCAGCGCCACGACCGCCTGGTCGCCCAGGACCGACGACCAGCGCGCCGCGACCGCGGCAGCCTGGTCCGCGCGGGCGTAGACGTGCACCGCACGGGGCTCGCCGCCCACGAGCTCGACGCCGCGCCCCAGCTCCGGGGTCTTCGCGACGTCCCAGCGCTTCGAGCGGTCGACGTCGACCATGCCGTGGTCGGCCGTCACGATCAGCAGGGTGCCGTGCGGCAGGGACCGGGCGAGGCGTCCGAGCTCGCGGTCGAGGTCCGACAGCGCGTCGCCCCACTGCCGCGAGCGCCAGCCGTGGTGGTGACCGGCCTTGTCGACGTCGCCCCAGTAGAGGTAGACGATCCCGGGGGCCGTGAGCTCGAACGCCACGGTGTCGACGCGGTCCGCGATGGACTCGGCCGCGAGATAGCGTGCGCCGCGCAGCGCGGCCACGGTCATGCCCGAGCCCGCGAACCGGGCGGGGCCCACCGACGAGACCTCGAGCCCGGACTCGGCGAGGCGCTCGAGCACGGGCGGCTCCTGCTGCAGGGTGCGCGGGTCCGCGGCGCCCTCCCACGAGACCATGTTCGCGAGGCGGCCGGAGACCGAGTCACGCTGGGTGTAGCCCAGCATCCCGGTGCGACCGGGAGAGGTTCCCGTCCCGAACGTGCCGATCGCCGCGGCCGTCGTGCTGGGGAAGCTCGACGTGAGGACTCGAGAGGAGCCCAGCAGCGACCGCAGGAACGGCGCGTGGCCGGCGCGCTCGGTGAGGTTCTCGTGGCCCAGGCCGTCGACCAGCACGACGCACACGCGGTCGGCGGCGGGCAGGCCGAGGTCCGCGCGGGCCTGGAGGGAACGCGTGCCGGTCGAGGTCGTGAGGTCCACGCCGAGGGCACCGGCGGCGCCGGGCAGCACCGAGCTCAGGGCGAGCCCGTCGTAGCGCGGCGCGAGCAGCCCGTCCGGGAGGACCTCGGGCAGGACCGTCACCGGCTCGCCCGGCCCACGCCGTGGGCCGTCGCGGCCGACAGTGCTCTGGCGAACGCGAGGGCGTTGCGCACCGCGTCACGGCCCTCCGCCTCGGCGCTCACGCGCACCACGATGTCGTCGGGCGTGATCTGCCCCGTCAGACCGTGGTCCGCCTCGCATCCCGGGTCCGGGCACTGGGCCGGCTCCAGGTCCACCCGGGACACGGCCCCCCAGCCGATCGCGAGGGTCACCTCGATGGGCGGCGTGCCGCTGCGGTGCTTCTCCGGGTCCACGACCACGTGCGAGAGCGAGACCGAGCGCAGCTCGGTGATCGGCACCGACTCGGTGGTCGCCGCGGCCGACGCGGACGGGTTCTCGCTGTCCGCGGGGTGGTCGTCGACGTGCGCGGTGATCAGGCGGGTCGGCGTGAGGACCAGGACCGTGAGGTGGCGACGGACCTCGACGTCGAACGTCGTCTCGACGTAGACGAGGTGGGACACGAGGTCCTCACCGGCGATCGCGACGTCGAGCACGTCCTGCACGAGCTCCGGGTAGTAGCCCGCGCGGCGCAGCTGGGAGGTCAGGTCGGTCCGGGAGGGGGATTCAGCAGATGGCACCCGCGCATTCTCCCACCGTGCGGCGCGGCGGGGCCAGCCCGCCCGCGCACCTGTGGACGGCTCAGCCCGGGAGCGCACGCCGCAGGGCGTCGGCGCGCTGCGCGCCGGCCACCTGGACACGCGCGCTGAGGACCGCGGCGCCGTGCTCGGCGACCACGACCGGGTACAGCTCGACGCTGCGCAGCTCGGGCAGCTCGTCCGCCATGAGCGACATGCGCGCGAGCAGGTCCTCGATCGCCGCGGTGTCCGCCACGGGCGCCCCCATGTAGCCGAACAGGCGCGGCGCAGCACGGATCGAGCGCACCATCGTGGCGACGTCCACGTCGGTGAGCGGGGGTACTCCGTAGCTCACGTCGCCCAGGAGGTCGACCGCGTCGCCCGCGAGACCGAACGAGACGACCGGCCCGAAGAGCTGGTCCTCGGTCGAGCGCAGGACGCACGCCACACCCGCGTCGGCCATGCGCTGGACCTCGAACGGCGCGGGGCCCGTCGGCCGGTCTCCCGCGGGATCGGCGTCCGGGTCGCGGTCCTCCCCCGGCGCGGTCCGCCCAGGGTTCCCCGCGGGCAGCACGGCCGCGAGCGAGGCCCGCATCTGCCCGACGTCGTCGCGCAGCTCGTCCTCGTCGCCGATGTCGAGGCGCACTCCCCCGAGGTCCGCACGGTGGCGGAGCGACTCGGCGGTGCTCTTGAGGGCGACCGGCCAGCCGATCTCGTGCGCCGCCGCCACGGCCTCGTCGGCCGTCCGGACACGCCGCGAGGGCCACAGCTCGATGCCGTAGGCCGCGAGGAGCGCGGACGCCGTGTCCGCGTCGAGGTCGACCACGGAGTCCCCCGCGAGCGCGCCCTCCACGATCGCCCGCGCACGGTCCGAGTCGACCCCCGCCGGGCGTTCGACCGTGCCGTGGTCGGCGTCGCGCCAGCGCGCGTACCCCACGACCGCGCCGACCGCCGCGACCGCGTCCTCCGGGGTCGAGTAGGCGGGCACGTGCAGGCGTGGCCCGTCAGGGGCGGCCGGGTTCTGCGCACTGAGCTCGGTCGCCAGCCCGTGCAGCCCGAGGACGCTCGCGACCGTGGTGCGCCCGC
Proteins encoded:
- the sepH gene encoding septation protein SepH, with protein sequence MNELELVRLHEDGETLVLTGADGARFTLPIDDALRAAVRRDRTQLEQLRAQAPGVLPVREIQSQLRAGHSAREVAEKAGIPIEQVRRFEGPVLAEQEFVVEQVRKNRLGHDESSPTLGELVSERLTARGVEPEDVEWSAARPHGAAWTVTALFLIGDRARSARWSYDPSSRSLHALEDEARWLSGAMPEEEPVRGVRGAIFDHAARGGGQAPSAASPERGPDTDRSEGLADVPVVEPLPLHEDTTSILDDLSQRRGVRQHRDDDPALFEGFGPPQTFDLGDRSSRRDDARGDEESAGAKVITLGQVGRQGAHHRPDDGAHPSRSARRDAGQDESQDPAEEPPDQAARDAHPAGSGRHEHLSGDDRSTDVGSDEHAPVGTARAHRDDAEERSRPATPPAEPRRSGRKPRASVPSWDEIVFGAKPEH
- a CDS encoding thymidine kinase, with translation MAELVFFSGTMDCGKSTLALQLDHNHSARGRTGLKFSRNDRAGTDRLSSRLGLEVAAHEVRDDTDFWSFVVDARRHGETVDYLICDEAQFYSTTQVEQLARLVDEVEIDVFAFGITADFRSHLFPGSARLIELADRVEVLQVQALCWCGARATHNARTVDGWMVVEGAQVVVGDTDSASEVAYEVLCRRHHMRRMTSASARLRSTSGDGLALDLSDDPAAG
- a CDS encoding alkaline phosphatase family protein — encoded protein: MTVLPEVLPDGLLAPRYDGLALSSVLPGAAGALGVDLTTSTGTRSLQARADLGLPAADRVCVVLVDGLGHENLTERAGHAPFLRSLLGSSRVLTSSFPSTTAAAIGTFGTGTSPGRTGMLGYTQRDSVSGRLANMVSWEGAADPRTLQQEPPVLERLAESGLEVSSVGPARFAGSGMTVAALRGARYLAAESIADRVDTVAFELTAPGIVYLYWGDVDKAGHHHGWRSRQWGDALSDLDRELGRLARSLPHGTLLIVTADHGMVDVDRSKRWDVAKTPELGRGVELVGGEPRAVHVYARADQAAAVAARWSSVLGDQAVVALREDAVAAGWFGPVADHVLPAIGDVVVAMRGRATVVDSRTQTAASLQLVGVHGSLTRTEMQVPLLATTT
- a CDS encoding DUF5998 family protein, which gives rise to MPSAESPSRTDLTSQLRRAGYYPELVQDVLDVAIAGEDLVSHLVYVETTFDVEVRRHLTVLVLTPTRLITAHVDDHPADSENPSASAAATTESVPITELRSVSLSHVVVDPEKHRSGTPPIEVTLAIGWGAVSRVDLEPAQCPDPGCEADHGLTGQITPDDIVVRVSAEAEGRDAVRNALAFARALSAATAHGVGRASR